The Phoenix dactylifera cultivar Barhee BC4 chromosome 9, palm_55x_up_171113_PBpolish2nd_filt_p, whole genome shotgun sequence genome window below encodes:
- the LOC103701823 gene encoding ethylene-responsive transcription factor ERF014-like, with protein sequence MVKSSGSSRVLHTPKSSIPLLSTTMTTTTMTNLQPRVESIRKRPYKGVRMRSWGSWVSEIRAPHQKTRIWLGSYSTPEAAARAYDAALLCLRGSSAALNFPTSLPYHPPNTVTSPKSIQRVAAAAANAATPTTSTLSPAITPSPSPPSPSSPSSPSDTTQYSPSTTTTTTSSSSCVASTMEKEWWVDFGAFQSPIFVDQIINPSISPWEESDEEGDFKLWSFC encoded by the coding sequence ATGGTGAAGAGCAGCGGCAGCAGCAGAGTCCTTCATACACCCAAGTCTTCCATCCCGCTTCTCAGCACCACCATGACCACCACCACCATGACCAACCTCCAACCAAGGGTGGAAAGTATTAGGAAGAGGCCATATAAGGGAGTGAGGATGAGGAGCTGGGGTTCCTGGGTCTCAGAGATCAGGGCACCCCACCAGAAGACCAGGATCTGGCTGGGTTCCTACTCCACCCCTGAAGCCGCTGCGAGGGCCTACGACGCCGCCCTCCTCTGCCTCAGGGGCTCGTCGGCCGCCCTCAACTTCCCCACCTCCCTCCCCTACCACCCTCCCAATACTGTCACCTCCCCAAAGTCCATCCAGAGAGTCGCTGCTGCCGCTGCGAACGCCGCCACCCCCACCACCTCCACGCTCAGCCCTGCGATCACCCCATCGCcgtctcctccctccccttcatcTCCATCTTCGCCATCCGACACCACCCAATACTCTCCATCCACAACGACGACGACGACCAGCTCGAGCAGCTGCGTAGCGAGCACCATGGAAAAGGAATGGTGGGTCGACTTCGGAGCATTCCAGTCACCGATATTTGTGGATCAAATTATCAACCCGTCGATCTCTCCTTGGGAGGAGTCGGATGAGGAGGGAGACTTCAAACTATGGAGCTTCTGCTAG
- the LOC103701905 gene encoding WAT1-related protein At1g21890-like, with protein sequence MSFGGVWSRVKPYLAMVFLQFGYAGMYVISVATLKQGMSHYVLVVYRNAIAAAFIAPFALWFERKARPKMTLCNFLKIMALALLEPVLDQNFYYMGTKNTNASFSSAFYNILPAMTFVNAVLLRMEKIDIKKRRSQAKIAGTLVTLVGALLMILYKGPVVDFVWTEGRRSHHNNNTGSQDDKHWLEGVFMLLWSCFCWSAFFLLQSHTLKSYPAELSLTAWICVMGMVQSGAVGLVMEHTAKPWLIGFDLRLLTAAYSGIMCSGIAYFVQGIVMKERGPVFVTAFNPLCMIIVAILGSIILAEEITLGRVVGATIIVIGLYSLIWGKSKDHLAKSSDDNENKLGVLELPISETDAIKSNSADHATVAEIP encoded by the exons ATGTCGTTTGGTGGGGTTTGGAGCAGGGTGAAGCCATACTTGGCTATGGTCTTCTTGCAGTTTGGGTATGCCGGGATGTACGTGATCTCGGTCGCAACGCTCAAGCAAGGCATGAGCCATTACGTGCTCGTGGTGTATCGCAATGCCATCGCAGCGGCCTTCATCGCCCCATTCGCGTTGTGGTTCGAGAg GAAAGCGAGGCCAAAGATGACACTCTGCAACTTCCTCAAGATAATGGCTTTAGCACTACTAGA GCCTGTGCTCGACCAAAATTTTTATTACATGGGGACCAAGAACACGAATGCAAGCTTCTCATCTGCCTTCTACAACATACTTCCTGCGATGACCTTCGTCAACGCCGTTCTTCTCAG AATGGAGAAAATAGATATCAAGAAACGGCGCAGCCAAGCCAAGATTGCTGGGACTCTGGTGACTCTGGTGGGTGCATTGCTTATGATACTATACAAAGGACCGGTGGTGGACTTTGTATGGACAGAGGGTCGACGGAGCCACCACAACAATAACACTGGCAGCCAAGATGATAAACATTGGCTTGAGGGCGTGTTTATGCTACTGTGGAGCTGCTTCTGTTGGTCTGCTTTCTTTCTGCTACAA TCGCATACATTGAAGTCCTATCCGGCAGAGCTTTCCTTGACCGCCTGGATATGCGTCATGGGTATGGTGCAAAGTGGTGCAGTTGGTCTCGTAATGGagcatactgccaagccatggtTGATAGGATTTGACCTGAGACTCCTAACGGCTGCTTACTCC GGAATAATGTGCTCCGGGATCGCATATTTTGTTCAAGGAATAGTGATGAAAGAAAGGGGCCCTGTCTTCGTGACTGCATTCAACCCTCTTTGCATGATAATAGTAGCTATTCTGGGCTCCATCATTTTAGCAGAGGAGATCACTTTAGGAAG GGTGGTTGGAGCAACTATCATAGTTATTGGTCTCTACTCTCTCATATGGGGTAAGAGCAAGGATCACCTGGCCAAATCCTCGGACGATAACGAGAATAAATTAGGGGTGCTCGAGCTACCGATATCTGAGACCGACGCCATTAAATCTAATTCTGCCGACCATGCCACTGTTGCAGAGATTCCTTGA